The stretch of DNA AAATTGGCAATAGAATAATAGTAATACTAGTAGTATTAGTATAGTAGAGTTTCCTTGTTAGGTAGGAATGATGTAGTAGTAAGAATAATCCGATAAGTGACAAAGAGTACTGGGCCCTGCGACGCCGGTTGACGTCACGAGACAGACAACAATTCAATATTGCCATTCttctcctctctctctctctctctctcgtcttcgtcttcatcttcatcttccttctcctctctctctcttttttagtGCACGGTGACAGAGTCATTTGACACTTATATATGGATTTGAATTCGCGTTATCAACACAACCAACCCAATTCTGGCTTGCTTCGTTTTCGCTCAAATTTCAAACAACCTAAAGCTGCTGCTGCTAATGATGAACCAGATAGCTTACTCTTGAGATTCACTAATACTGCCAATACTTCATCTACCTTTCCAGAATTCTTCCCCCATAATAAAGGTCACAACGATCCTTCATCATTATCTCTCCTACACACCAATTCTCATCAAGGTTATACTACTTCCTCTGCTTCCCATTTCTCCAACTTCATCTCCTTTCGGAATGGTATTCTACTTTTCCTCTTTCTGCTTTTCATTCAATTATTTCAATGTTTCTTTCGGATGTCACTGCATTTTCTTAAAATAGGATTTGAAATGGTTAATATTTTGTGCTGAGGTAATACAATTTTTAGTAAACAGTTAATATAGTAGTAATAGGAGCTACAGAGGGGATTGGATCAAACAGTAGTGTTGTCAAATGGTGAATACTACCAAACTGCTTTTGTTATGTGACATACTATATATACTATCAAGTGTTATCAAATAGTGGTAATAGAATCATTATATCACTATCACGTAGTGTAATTTGAACAAACGGTTATGTTTTAGTTAGAAATTGACAACATTGAATTTCAAGTGAAAATATAATGTCTCTATAATCTAGCGAACCATGATCTGAGTGAGACATCCATATTTAGTGTCAGAGGACTCATGGAATGTCCTCGAAGATGTAGCCTAGTGGTTGAGATGCAAAAGGAGTATCATGTCCAAAGTTCAATCCGTCCTGCTAATAAATTATCTcttcttaattaattattaactactAACATTTACCTACGGTCATTCAAGCCTATGGAGGCATTTTTGCCCAATTTATGGTTGGGATTTGCTGATCCAAATCATGAGAGTATACATAAATGATCAAACTTTCACACAAGACTTATGTATATAAATGTAAATTGCAGCGTATGACACTATGAAAGGTGTTGAAAACTATGATGAAGTGAATGACAGTGATGGTGAACTTACTCTATCTATGAACATATTGAACAATCAAATTGGCTTCTCACCAAAAAGTCCTTCTTCCTTGAGAATGTTATCACAAAACTCCAAAATGGGGAATGTGGGCATTGCCACAATTAGCCGAGATGATCGGAGACAACAAGATGGCAATGACGATGCTCAGTATTATGGTCATAAATTCGTTTATGATTCTAATGATCAGGTATATAACATGCTCATGctcaatttcattttatttttattgtagtttTAATTGGTGTTCTTAATGCAAATAAGCTGTTATACTCAGAATGTAGAGCTAGGAAATCAAATTGATACATTATCGCATAACTTGAGTTTGCAAAGAAAGTCATCAGAGATGTTTGTTGTGGAGAATTTGCTTCAGTTTCCAGATTCTGTTCCCAGCAGTATTAGAGCAAAGAGAGGCTTTGCAACACATCCTCGAAGCGTCGCCGAAAGGGTAACGATATGGTGTTATCTATGTACAAATTCATGAACTAATCTGTAAAAGATTACTTAAATGTAATTGTTTTTAGGTGAGAAGAACTCGGATAAGCGATCGAATGAGAAAGTTGCAAGAACTTGTTCCAAACATTGACAAGGTCAGATTCATTAATTATACAATTGTTAATTATGTTTTGTATTTGAAAAGTTAAACATTCTTTAGTTTATTGGCAGCAAACTAGCACATCAGACATGTTGGATTTGGCGGTAGAGTACATTAATGATCTTCAAAAAGAATTAAAGGTACTTATATTGGAGAGGTTATTTTAAGATTTAGATTTCCCTACTGATTGGCTTGCAATTAGTCATGAAGAGTTCATGGTGcactaatatatatttttaactacTTTTATGCAGACTGCGAGTGAAAAACGAGCTAAATGTAGATGCATAAGAATGAAGATGCATAAGAATTAAGAATCAAATTGCTTAAGTTTCTTTTGTACAGGTAATAAAGGAAGTAGTTGTAAACATGGATATCATCAAGGGCTTACATCTTCATGATGTGTTGGAACATTCAGAATCCCTTAGTGTCTGAATATAAAAATTGTCAAAGTTCTATATTGGAAAGTTTTCGTACATTGAGTAGCTTTgaactctataaatactaaaatcATATGTTAGATACTTTATATATGTGAGATAGTATCCATCATTATATAAAAAGTGTCGATCTCTTGTGAAACGTACACAAAAGTTGCATGTAATAATACAATTCTTAATTTTCTCTCTTGTCCTTTTTTCTCTCACTGTAGTTGATAGTCAGACAGTGTCGCAAAACCTCTTAGAAAAAGCAATTTAGTTCGAAACTTCTTAAAGAGAGAGAACAATCTAGTCTGTGACAATTGATATAAAATGTTAGCCTCAATCTAGTAAATCACCTTCTACCTCTTAGCCTCAAACATTGAGGTTCTTTGAATCCAATATTACACTTGGCATTGCTAGTGTGCTAGTGCTAATTAGCTACCATTGTTCAACAATGTATAATACATTGTTTCGAAACACGATTAGCGGTGCTATACGCACTTTCATATGAACAATATTGTATGTAGAGTTTGACTTGACATTCAAAATGGTCAAAAAAAGTGTTAGGTATTAGACTCTCTTTCTATGTGGAGAAATGCCTAAATATTGTATCTCGTATGTTTAACTTATTTAAGTGGAGATGAGTCTCATTAGAGTTGTAAGAGAGAGACTATTCTAAATATACAATGATTCAAAAGAATCAAATGTGGATTCTATACTCTATAGTATCATTCATcacaataaatatcaaataatttatttcaaaacgCAATAAGTCACTATAAATAATACCAATTCTTATATATTTCTCAAAGTAGAAATAGCAAGGTCGACTTTctccataaaaaattaaacattctCCACTTCCTAAAATAAACATCCAAtttaacatcaaaatatatatagattttaaagctgtaaaacaaaaaatttatttaacaagaGTGTATGTACCTGAGGATTATTGGTGTGATTGAGGAGTTTTTCAACTGACATGTCATGACGGAACACTTACACCGTCTTCcataataattaaatgttaGATTTTATTTGAAGGAGGAGTTGAACCTATCAATTATCACTCTAAATATTTCAAAACATCTTATTATCTTATaactcttttttaattttataataaaaaaaaattataacaatttacataaaatatagTAGAAGTTATTTTGGattaatttgttataaaataaaaaaatttcgatATTCAATAACTTATGTATCGATTAATAGATATTTTAATCTAATAAAAATCacctttttataaaatatatatatatatatatatatatattttatcaaaagtgattttttaaaaaagatcttctaaattttttttaaatattattcatattatCTAATACACAATTTCTCTTAGAATTTCTGTTTATCGTAGATAGAAGTGTTCATCTTTATactatgttttaaaaaaaaaaatcaagattttgttgtttcaatttttctaaaaaaaatatgatgggatttggttgttagagttgTGCCATTGTGATTTCTATTTGTTCTTAATgccaaacataaattttatgtcaTAGAAA from Cicer arietinum cultivar CDC Frontier isolate Library 1 chromosome 3, Cicar.CDCFrontier_v2.0, whole genome shotgun sequence encodes:
- the LOC101496737 gene encoding transcription factor bHLH130 isoform X2; this translates as MDLNSRYQHNQPNSGLLRFRSNFKQPKAAAANDEPDSLLLRFTNTANTSSTFPEFFPHNKGHNDPSSLSLLHTNSHQGYTTSSASHFSNFISFRNAYDTMKGVENYDEVNDSDGELTLSMNILNNQIGFSPKSPSSLRMLSQNSKMGNVGIATISRDDRRQQDGNDDAQYYGHKFVYDSNDQNVELGNQIDTLSHNLSLQRKSSEMFVVENLLQFPDSVPSSIRAKRGFATHPRSVAERVRRTRISDRMRKLQELVPNIDKFIGSKLAHQTCWIWR
- the LOC101496737 gene encoding transcription factor bHLH130 isoform X1, which produces MDLNSRYQHNQPNSGLLRFRSNFKQPKAAAANDEPDSLLLRFTNTANTSSTFPEFFPHNKGHNDPSSLSLLHTNSHQGYTTSSASHFSNFISFRNAYDTMKGVENYDEVNDSDGELTLSMNILNNQIGFSPKSPSSLRMLSQNSKMGNVGIATISRDDRRQQDGNDDAQYYGHKFVYDSNDQNVELGNQIDTLSHNLSLQRKSSEMFVVENLLQFPDSVPSSIRAKRGFATHPRSVAERVRRTRISDRMRKLQELVPNIDKQTSTSDMLDLAVEYINDLQKELKTASEKRAKCRCIRMKMHKN